Proteins found in one Bremerella volcania genomic segment:
- a CDS encoding DUF6797 domain-containing protein: MPTCRNQVSFIVLFALTLALKPSILLGQDANEFCGVPKVTIAKPLPVAFDSEYCEKIAKLSAAEGDAPRGMSVFRSAKYACVSCHQVGQKGGSVGPSLNEVNKRLAPTQIVEAILWPSHTVKPEYTAWLFQLADGQIVQGYKRGETDEAIEVFDPAAQKTVSLLKADIDQSRETGTLMPTGMASAMSLSQRRDLVRFLLDLEHDKELSTLVHEADQPVAFTFDRAPLTPALWNLWQENVNRDRVYDFYRKQAIHFASATRHWHLLPAFPGLDGGKFGHWGNQNEAVWKDARWSQRDKSPVLAGVTHLPGQTVNKGVCVQLGDEGALSTCFDPETLTYAAVWKGGFVKFSEVRHGFMDGLRPAGPVVEQPKVKRPDQPFQYHGYYRVGPRIVFSYRIGDTEMLDAPWEEDGKFSRTVMPVGEHPLATSIKTPPTQWPQEIVTYGKLGRNDQPYAIDTIELPQDNPWGTLMFVGDHDFLEDGTAVVATMTGDVWLATGLDADLDEIRWKRFATGLHQPLGVAVWDNQIYVLGRDQISRLVDHNDDREADFYECFSNVYDTSPGGHDYICGLEIDSQGRFYTASGKDGLLRISADGKRAEVLATGFRNPDGLGITSDGKVTVPCSEGAWTPASMVCLVDPSLKEVPHFGYRGPKKGQAPSLPLVYMPRGLDNSSGGQAINSDPRFGPLQNQLIHTSFGMGTHFLVLRDEVDGQAQGAVKPLPGEFRSGAHRAATNPADGQLYVSGMAGWGSYTPDDGCLHRVRYTGKAIQMPVRFHVYENGVLIEYQEPIDSEIIRNSKTHFAQAWNYRYGPGYGSPEMAPSHPNVIGHEAIEIAFVHSLDEKTIFVEMPDLQPVNQLHLLLKVDAGEAQELFVTVHKLDHPFDAVPNNQPGEKVIAAHPLLRDLALLGNRKPNPWQKKPASEPDRKLHLEAGKNLTYSTSELTANAGELIELTFANPDVVPHNWVLIEPGTLATVGDLANKLVADPEAALNQYVPDSSSVLTYTDIVDPEKQFTIYFQAPEKPGRYPYFCSFPGHWMVMNGVLVVE; encoded by the coding sequence ATGCCTACCTGCCGGAATCAAGTCTCCTTCATCGTTCTTTTCGCGCTCACCTTGGCACTTAAGCCATCGATTCTACTTGGACAAGATGCGAATGAGTTCTGTGGCGTACCGAAGGTCACCATAGCAAAACCACTGCCCGTCGCGTTCGATAGTGAATATTGCGAGAAGATCGCCAAGCTCTCCGCTGCCGAAGGGGATGCGCCCCGCGGCATGAGCGTGTTTCGGTCAGCGAAGTATGCATGCGTCTCTTGCCACCAAGTCGGCCAGAAAGGGGGAAGCGTCGGCCCCTCGTTGAATGAGGTGAATAAACGTCTGGCGCCCACTCAGATTGTTGAGGCCATCTTGTGGCCAAGTCATACCGTCAAGCCAGAATATACGGCGTGGCTCTTTCAACTGGCCGATGGACAGATCGTTCAAGGGTACAAGCGCGGTGAAACGGACGAGGCAATTGAAGTCTTTGATCCTGCCGCGCAGAAGACGGTTTCCCTGCTGAAAGCGGATATCGACCAGTCGCGAGAAACGGGCACACTTATGCCGACGGGAATGGCCAGCGCGATGAGTCTTTCACAGCGTCGCGATCTTGTGCGTTTCCTTTTAGATCTCGAGCATGACAAAGAACTATCAACGCTGGTCCACGAGGCAGATCAACCGGTCGCGTTTACTTTCGATCGAGCCCCGCTTACGCCAGCCCTTTGGAATCTATGGCAAGAGAACGTCAACCGAGATCGTGTCTATGATTTTTACCGCAAGCAAGCAATCCATTTCGCTTCCGCAACTCGGCACTGGCACCTTCTGCCTGCTTTTCCTGGGCTTGACGGAGGCAAGTTCGGGCACTGGGGCAACCAGAATGAGGCAGTATGGAAAGATGCCCGTTGGAGTCAGCGCGACAAGTCGCCAGTTCTGGCAGGCGTTACACACCTGCCAGGCCAGACCGTCAACAAAGGAGTCTGTGTACAACTCGGAGATGAAGGAGCATTGTCGACTTGCTTTGACCCGGAAACACTGACCTACGCAGCCGTCTGGAAGGGTGGCTTCGTGAAGTTTTCCGAGGTGCGCCATGGATTTATGGACGGCCTTCGCCCCGCTGGCCCTGTCGTCGAACAACCGAAAGTAAAGCGGCCTGATCAACCATTCCAGTACCACGGGTACTACCGCGTCGGACCGCGTATCGTCTTTTCGTATCGAATCGGCGATACCGAAATGCTCGACGCACCTTGGGAAGAAGATGGCAAGTTTTCGAGAACCGTGATGCCTGTTGGCGAGCATCCGTTAGCAACGTCGATCAAGACGCCTCCAACGCAGTGGCCGCAAGAGATAGTTACTTACGGCAAGCTCGGTCGTAATGACCAGCCGTACGCAATCGATACGATTGAATTGCCCCAAGACAATCCGTGGGGAACCTTGATGTTCGTTGGCGATCACGACTTTCTGGAAGATGGCACAGCCGTTGTGGCAACCATGACCGGAGATGTTTGGCTTGCGACAGGCCTGGATGCGGACCTGGATGAGATTCGCTGGAAACGCTTCGCGACCGGTCTTCACCAGCCCCTGGGAGTAGCCGTGTGGGACAACCAAATCTACGTTCTGGGGCGAGATCAAATCTCGCGTCTAGTCGATCACAATGACGACCGCGAGGCAGACTTCTACGAGTGTTTCTCGAATGTTTATGACACTTCTCCTGGCGGACACGACTACATCTGCGGACTGGAAATCGATTCCCAAGGACGCTTCTACACTGCCTCGGGCAAGGATGGCCTGCTTCGCATTTCCGCTGATGGCAAACGGGCCGAAGTCCTGGCGACCGGCTTTCGAAATCCAGATGGATTGGGAATCACGTCGGACGGCAAAGTGACCGTTCCTTGCAGTGAGGGAGCATGGACGCCTGCTTCGATGGTTTGCCTTGTTGACCCCAGCTTGAAGGAAGTGCCCCACTTTGGATATCGCGGTCCGAAGAAGGGTCAAGCACCCTCACTGCCGCTGGTATACATGCCTCGTGGTCTGGATAACAGCAGCGGCGGCCAGGCGATCAATTCCGACCCGAGGTTTGGTCCACTGCAGAATCAGCTCATTCATACTTCGTTTGGCATGGGGACGCATTTCCTGGTTCTTCGTGATGAAGTCGATGGACAAGCTCAAGGCGCCGTGAAGCCGCTGCCTGGTGAATTCCGCTCGGGAGCACACCGAGCGGCAACCAATCCGGCCGATGGCCAGCTTTACGTTAGCGGCATGGCTGGATGGGGATCGTACACACCGGACGATGGCTGCCTTCATCGTGTACGGTACACCGGCAAAGCCATACAGATGCCAGTCCGCTTTCACGTATATGAGAACGGTGTTTTGATCGAATACCAGGAACCAATCGATAGCGAAATCATTCGCAACTCAAAGACACATTTCGCCCAAGCCTGGAACTATCGCTATGGACCGGGGTACGGTTCGCCAGAAATGGCTCCCAGCCACCCCAATGTGATTGGACACGAGGCGATCGAGATCGCTTTTGTTCACTCGCTTGATGAAAAGACCATCTTTGTCGAGATGCCTGATCTCCAGCCGGTCAACCAACTCCACCTCTTACTGAAAGTCGACGCAGGCGAAGCCCAAGAGTTGTTCGTTACCGTGCACAAGCTCGATCACCCGTTTGATGCCGTCCCGAACAATCAGCCCGGAGAGAAGGTTATCGCAGCCCATCCACTGCTGCGCGATCTTGCGCTGCTTGGAAATCGCAAACCCAACCCTTGGCAGAAGAAACCGGCTTCGGAACCGGATCGCAAGCTGCACTTGGAAGCAGGAAAGAACCTGACTTACTCCACATCGGAACTCACAGCAAACGCGGGTGAGTTGATTGAACTCACGTTCGCCAATCCCGACGTCGTACCGCATAACTGGGTTCTCATCGAACCAGGCACGCTGGCCACGGTAGGGGATCTTGCCAACAAACTCGTGGCCGATCCCGAAGCAGCGCTGAATCAATATGTTCCCGATTCCAGTAGTGTCCTAACGTATACGGACATTGTCGATCCCGAGAAGCAATTCACCATTTACTTCCAAGCACCAGAGAAACCGGGGCGTTACCCATACTTTTGCAGTTTCCCCGGCCACTGGATGGTGATGAACGGAGTGCTCGTGGTGGAGTAG
- a CDS encoding sugar phosphate isomerase/epimerase family protein: MINRRTFQKFSAGLLGAAWTSPLLASPSQFQLNYMLPSCMYGYSKLEEILPEAKKIGARHIDIWPKVHGDQREQIEAMGVERFAELLEANDVKLGCITQYKLGPFGLQSEMPLAKQFGCPLMITGGAGPKDAKGPELKKAVAAFIEKMKPHLEIAEENGVTIAIENHANNLIDSPDSLRWLFELRPSKNLAIALAPYHLPQDGKQLAGLIRELGEGIQMFYAWQHGAGSHQPMPVEQQLLQMPGRGPLDFQPLLEALAEVKYQGWTEVFMHPFPRGIPILPTIAETTAEIVRGRDYLSQCVSKLNKGN; this comes from the coding sequence ATGATTAACCGCCGTACGTTCCAAAAGTTTTCCGCAGGCCTTCTGGGTGCGGCTTGGACGTCACCATTGCTCGCGTCCCCCAGTCAGTTTCAGCTGAATTACATGCTCCCGTCGTGCATGTACGGCTATAGCAAACTGGAAGAGATTCTTCCGGAAGCCAAAAAGATTGGGGCTAGGCACATCGACATTTGGCCCAAAGTTCATGGGGACCAACGCGAGCAAATCGAAGCGATGGGTGTGGAACGCTTCGCAGAACTTCTTGAGGCGAACGACGTAAAGCTCGGTTGTATAACGCAGTACAAATTGGGCCCTTTCGGTTTGCAAAGTGAGATGCCACTTGCCAAACAGTTTGGGTGCCCCCTAATGATTACCGGTGGTGCCGGCCCGAAGGATGCCAAGGGCCCTGAACTTAAGAAGGCGGTCGCGGCCTTCATTGAAAAGATGAAACCGCACCTCGAGATCGCGGAGGAAAACGGAGTTACCATTGCTATCGAGAACCACGCCAACAACCTGATTGATTCACCAGACTCGCTGAGGTGGTTGTTTGAGTTGCGTCCCTCGAAGAATTTGGCGATTGCCCTGGCCCCGTATCATTTGCCACAGGACGGAAAGCAGCTTGCGGGACTCATTCGCGAACTAGGCGAGGGGATACAAATGTTTTATGCCTGGCAGCATGGAGCGGGTTCGCATCAGCCAATGCCGGTCGAGCAGCAGTTGCTGCAGATGCCAGGTCGCGGTCCGCTCGATTTTCAGCCACTATTAGAAGCCTTAGCAGAAGTGAAATATCAAGGGTGGACTGAGGTATTCATGCACCCGTTTCCACGTGGAATTCCCATCTTGCCTACCATTGCCGAAACGACAGCCGAGATCGTGCGAGGGCGTGATTACCTGAGCCAGTGTGTTTCAAAATTGAATAAAGGAAACTAA
- a CDS encoding DJ-1/PfpI family protein, protein MSDKVLIIIGDASETLDTLYPYYRLQEGGFEPVVAGPRRGKFQMVMHEVKPGWTITKEWEGYTIEAQIAFSEIVPQDYAGIMFSGGRAPEYIRYDEHLIAATRWFVDHGKPVASVCHGVEVLAYADRVRGRRMATVPKCKFDLEVCGGTFVDEPCVVDGNIVSGRTFHDNGRYFGAFMEMLEAARKSAANGVGA, encoded by the coding sequence GTGTCGGACAAAGTACTCATCATTATTGGCGACGCATCCGAAACTCTCGACACGCTGTATCCTTACTATCGGCTGCAAGAAGGTGGCTTCGAGCCTGTGGTTGCAGGCCCACGACGAGGAAAGTTTCAGATGGTGATGCACGAGGTCAAGCCAGGCTGGACGATCACCAAGGAGTGGGAAGGCTACACGATAGAAGCGCAAATCGCGTTTTCAGAAATTGTTCCCCAGGATTACGCCGGCATCATGTTCAGCGGCGGACGTGCTCCGGAGTATATTCGCTACGACGAACACCTCATCGCAGCTACACGCTGGTTTGTCGATCACGGTAAACCAGTGGCTTCGGTATGTCATGGCGTCGAGGTGCTCGCCTACGCCGATCGAGTACGCGGCCGACGGATGGCGACTGTTCCAAAGTGTAAGTTTGACTTGGAAGTATGTGGGGGAACGTTCGTCGACGAGCCATGTGTCGTCGATGGAAACATCGTCAGTGGCCGCACTTTTCATGATAACGGCCGCTACTTCGGGGCATTCATGGAAATGCTTGAAGCTGCCCGTAAATCAGCGGCCAATGGAGTAGGGGCGTAA